From Trichoderma atroviride chromosome 1, complete sequence, one genomic window encodes:
- a CDS encoding uncharacterized protein (EggNog:ENOG41) — protein sequence MAAYEFPDFDQLPSVPGQPQGCLWGFFDRGGKKDELGTVNLLNAETVKEAAREIQTGKHVQLDWPMNNVEFPGFGRIPIEHNVKEMEKEGFLGLDDEIKINTQTSSQWDSLKHWSIQSQGVFYNGLSIKEALKSPTNGLHIGRGILVDWLRWWEHQNPGKDAPSAISTYSIPASELEEVLKFQGTECRQGDILIVRTGFVRWHDLADEATRIKGTSPETRILTLIGVESNMDTVRWLYSKHFAAVAGDTMGWEAWPYPKDCCLHEWLLCQWGTPIGEMWDLERLSDVCAEEKRWSFFLTSAPLHVVGAVGSPPNVIAIF from the exons ATGGCTGCGTATGAGTTTCCCGACTTTGACCAATTGCCGTCTGTGCCGGGGCAGCCTCAGGGTTGTCTGTGGGGGTTTTTTGACCGAGGGGGCAAAAAGGATGAGCTGGGCA CTGTCAATCTCCTAAACGCAGAAACTGTCAAGGAGGCTGCGCGGGAGATTCAGACCGGAAAGCATGTCCAGCTGGACTGGCCCATGAACAATGTCGAGTTCCCCGGCTTTGGCCGCATCCCCATTGAGCACAACGtcaaggagatggaaaaggaggGCTTCCTTGGGCTGGATGACGAGATCAAGATTAACACCCAGACGAGCTCGCAGTGGGACAGTCTGAAACAT TGGAGTATACAGAGCCAAGGCGTGTTTTACAATGGCCTGTCGATTAAAGAGGCCTTGAAATCGCCTACGAATGGCTTGCACA TCGGTAGAGGCATTCTCGTTGACTGG CTACGATGGTGGGAGCATCAAAACCCCGGCAAAGACGCACCGTCTGCCATTTCCACCTACTCGATCCCGGCGtccgagctggaagaggtgCTCAAGTTCCAAGGCACCGAGTGCCGCCAAGGAGACATTCTCATTGTGCGAACAGGCTTTGTGCGCTGGCACGA CCTCGCAGACGAAGCCACCCGGATCAAGGGCACCAGCCCCGAAACACGGATCCTCACCCTCATCGGCGTCGAGAGCAACATGGACACGGTCCGCTGGCTCTACTCCAAGCACTTTGCGGCCGTGGCCGGCGACACCATGGGCTGGGAGGCCTGGCCGTATCCCAAGGACTGCTGCCTGCACGAGTGGCTGCTGTGCCAGTGGGGGACGCCGATTGGCGAGATGTGGGATCTGGAGCGGCTGAGCGATGTTTGCGCCGAGGAGAAGCGGTGGTCGTTTTTCTTGACGAGTGCGCCGTTGCATGTTGTTGGGGCGGTTGGGTCTCCGCCGAATGTGATTGCCATATTTTAG
- a CDS encoding uncharacterized protein (EggNog:ENOG41), producing MAPEPLDTEETRRLLSTISSLDDLCILFVNKPQIIVVGDQGSGKSSVLEAISRIHFPVGDGICTRFPIELVLRRAPRESTYLEVLFDTKSLDVGGRSFSRTTRTREPFIHVGFSRDELPALITRAKEHMGLEDGKATGFSRDILLIEMEGPDLPSVTLVDLPGVIHPGFSSQLQDWKPVVDDLVDSYMRRPNSIILTVVSADVPLSAHAVLNKAARFDPDGDRTIGVITKPDLCPSTNIEDQYIKLAKGQESNHHLPLGWHVLRNRGSKEPAMDYDERDLAEDDFLAEGTRKWWRLPLDKVGVDGLRRNLAEVLLNHLRSRLPDLIGEVETEIAIGQTRLKRIGASRANINEMRDYLLGISATFHRLAEHAVEGRYNDPFFASPTVQETSRIKFRKLRALLRNLNRAFHLTMKRKGARYKIQWEHEQQDNGVGAEEQISNYMADAESPEYLQPYLDLYDFPDPTPKSEATVNTRIERIASGSQGVEFPGVPNSDLIMQLFRDLSEPWTRIALRHIDIVVERTRLFVYHLFDYILEDDTKTRDAILAEYVDPVFETTIETLKSKLTEIMRPYTSGHGLPLDLEFRTGLSKRKLARIATQIADLLEQNQSSFTYNTTSYRFIKYEDVRNIVMDANGMTLSSDFGADVVIDMMLTHYEASLKTFTDNVIHLVIENCLVSNLPDIFSTKIVTQMSDDTLRQVAEESPKVREERTKLEDEIEKLRLGLQECQRSRPRNFSEPADNFPELTSPTRATIAPENPNPFPHRDIKKPKYRVRLPPFTEYARTTTSSESPFGQVASTGVSFATLLKKEPDLSFSLKGKAPVFGANVNEETEVPEDDEKATRVKFEPSIFGLSKDTEPSKTIPGPATSLFGAKSPAVKRSLFGSEAKITTTPATTTPVTAFGSVPTSSSSSAQNTGSTTATATEALKPVFGSQNPPKAAADSSGSDSTAANTTTTAKPVFSSPDPPKATVGSTSNSTASPAPVAAFGSVLLAKNAAQVPSLGGDKAPAAAFGSVPVAKPSLFGAAATTTQAQAPKSSLFGSGATTTSSQAPAPKSSFFSSGATTAPKSSFFSSGATTSTSQAPAPKSSFFSSGATTSTSQAPAPTSLFGSGAATTTSQASTPKPSLFGSTTTTSQAPAPMPSIFGAGAAATSSQSTAPKPSLFGGTTSSQSPAPKTSLFAGASTSQAPAPKPSLFGTTTTSTATATTATATAAKTATTPAATSDSSNSTPSKTPSTDGVVGSPTAPPPQSSLPGTEKSSSSSNANT from the exons ATGGCGCCTGAGCCGCTCGACACCGAAGAGACGAGGCGTCTTCTCAGCACAATCTCCAGCCTCGACGACCTGTGCATCCTCTTTGTCAACAAGCCGCAAATCATCGTCGTGGGAGACCAGGGCTCCGGCAAGAGCTCCGTCCTCGAGGCCATCTCGCGCATCCACTTCCCCGTCGGCGATGGCATCTGCACGCGGTTTCCCATCGAGCTGGTGCTACGGAGAGCTCCTCGAGAGAGCACCTATCTGGAAGTCTTGTTTGATACCAAGTCGCTCGATGTTGGCGGCAGAAGCTTTTCGCGAACCACGCGGACAAGAGAGCCATTCATCCATGTGGGATTTTCAAGAGACGAGTTGCCGGCTCTCATCACCAGGGCAAAGGAGCACATGGGcctggaagatggaaaggcCACGGGCTTCTCGAGAGACATCCTGCTGATCGAAATGGAGGGCCCAGACCTCCCTTCGGTGACTCTGGTCGATCTGCCCGGCGTCATCCATCCTGGCTTCTCGTCACAGCTTCAGGACTGGAAGCCCGTTGTCGATGACTTGGTCGATAGCTACATGAGGCGGCCAAACAGCATCATCCTCACGGTTGTCTCAGCAGACGTTCCACTCTCCGCACATGCCGTCTTGAACAAGGCGGCGAGATTTGATCCTGATGGAGACCGCACCATTGGAGTCATCACCAAGCCCGATCTCTGCCCAAGCACAAACATAGAAGATCAATACATCAAGCTTGCCAAAGGGCAAGAGTCCAACCACCATCTGCCACTTGGTTGGCATGTTTTGCGCAATCGTGGATCCAAAGAGCCAGCAATGGACTACGACGAGAGAGACCTTGCAGAGGACGACTTTCTCGCAGAAGGGACTCGGAAATGGTGGAGGCTGCCTTTAGACAAGGTAGGAGTCGATGGCCTTCGGAGAAATCTGGCAGAAGTTCTCCTCAACCACCTTAGAAGCAGGCTCCCAGATCTTATTGGAGAGGTTGAAACCGAGATTGCGATTGGCCAGACGCGCCTCAAGAGGATAGGAGCATCCAGAGCCAACATCAACGAGATGCGAGACTATCTGCTCGGCATATCGGCCACTTTCCACAGGCTGGCAGAGCATGCCGTTGAAGGACGGTACAACGATCCATTCTTTGCGAGTCCCACCGTGCAAGAAACTAGCAGGATCAAGTTCAGAAAGCTGAGGGCTTTGCTTCGAAACTTGAATCGGGCGTTTCATCTCACCATGAAGCGCAAAGGAGCCAGATACAAGATTCAATGGGAGCATGAGCAGCAAGACAACGGCGTGGGCGCAGAAGAGCAGATTTCCAACTACATGGCCGATGCTGAGTCCCCGGAATATCTCCAGCCTTATCTCGACCTGTACGATTTCCCAGACCCGACGCCAAAGTCAGAGGCCACGGTCAACACCAGAATCGAGCGAATCGCTTCCGGCAGCCAGGGCGTTGAATTTCCCGGCGTGCCAAACAGCGATCTCATCATGCAGCTTTTCCGTGATCTCTCTGAGCCATGGACACGCATTGCTCTCCGCCACATTGACATTGTCGTCGAACGGACGAGACTCTTTGTCTACCATTTGTTTGACTACATCTTGGAAGACGACACAAAGACTCGAGATGCCATCCTGGCCGAGTACGTGGATCCTGTGTTTGAAACCACCATCGAGACGCTCAAGAGCAAGTTGACCGAGATTATGCGCCCCTACACGTCGGGCCATGGCCTTCCACTTGATTTGGAGTTTCGAACGGGGCTCTCAAAGCGCAAGCTTGCGCGTATTGCGACGCAGATTGCCGACCTTCTTGAGCAGAACCAGAGCTCCTTTACGTACAATACGACGTCGTACAGGTTCATCAAGTATGAGGATGTTCGGAATATAGTCATGGATGCGAATGGCATGACGCTGAGTAGCGACTTTGGAGCGGATGTTGTTATCGACATGATGTTGACGCATTACGAG GCAAGCCTCAAAACCTTTACAGACAACGTCATCCACCTAGTCATCGAAAACTGCCTCGTTTCTAACCTCCCCGACATCTTCTCCACAAAGATTGTAACGCAGATGAGCGACGACACACTCAGACAAGTCGCCGAAGAGTCGCCCAAAGTGAGGGAAGAAAGAACCAAGCTGGAggatgagattgagaaaCTGAGACTCGGACTGCAAGAGTGCCAGCGTTCCAGACCTAGAAATTTCTCAG AACCGGCAGATAACTTTCCTGAGCTCACGTCTCCAACTAGAGCTACCATAGCCCCAGAGAATCCGAATCCGTTCCCACATCGAGACATCAAGAAGCCAAAGTATCGAGTCAGGCTGCCGCCTTTCACAGAATATGCAAGGACCACTACTTCGTCGGAATCGCCGTTTGGCCAAGTTGCCTCGACTGGTGTCAGTTTTGCGACGCTTCTGAAGAAAGAGCCAgacctttctttttctttgaaGGGAAAGGCTCCCGTCTTCGGTGCAAATGTTAATGAAGAGACCGAGGTGCCagaggatgatgaaaaggCAACAAGAGTGAAATTTGAGCCTAGCATCTTTGGCTTGAGCAAAGATACTGAACCAAGCAAAACGATTCCAGGCCCTGCCACCTCTTTGTTCGGTGCAAAGTCCCCAGCCGTCAAAAGATCTCTATTCGGGAGCGAAGCAAAAATAACTACAACTCCCGCAACTACAACCCCCGTGACGGCTTTTGGCTCTGTTCCTACgtctagcagcagctcagctcaaAACACCGGTTCTACTACAGCAACTGCAACTGAAGCCTTAAAGCCCGTATTTGGGTCTCAAAACCCTCCAAAAGCGGCTGCTGATTCCTCTGGCTCTGATTCTACTGCGGCGAATACAACTACAACTGCCAAGCCTGTATTTAGCTCTCCGGACCCCCCAAAGGCGACTGTGGGCTCTACATCTAATTCTActgcatctccagctcctgtTGCTGCGTTTGGCTCTGTACTTTTGGCCAAGAATGCCGCCCAAGTACCGTCTCTTGGTGGTGACAAGGCCCCGGCTGCAGCTTTTGGTTCAGTCCCGGTAGCCAAACCGTCTCTTTTTGGTGCAGCAGCCACGACTACTCAAGCTCAGGCCCCCAAGTCGTCTCTTTTTGGCTCTGGTGCAACAACTACATCTTCTCAAGCTCCTGCTCCCAAGTCGTCTTTTTTCAGTTCTGGTGCAACAACTGCTCCCAAGTCGTCTTTTTTCAGTTCTGGTGCAACAACCTCGACTTCTCAAGCCCCTGCTCCCAAGTCGTCTTTTTTCAGTTCTGGTGCAACAACCTCGACTTCTCAGGCCCCTGCTCCCACGTCCCTTTTTGGTTCTGGTGCAGCCACGACAACTTCGCAGGCTTCTACTCCCAAGCCATCTCTATTTGGCTCAACTACAACAACTTCTCAAGCCCCTGCTCCCATGCCATCAATCTttggtgctggtgcagcCGCGACATCTTCGCAGTCCACTGCCCCCAAGCCGTCTCTTTTTGGAGGTACAACGTCGTCGCAATCTCCTGCTCCCAAGACGTCTCTGTTTGCCGGAGCTTCAACCTCTCAGGCTCCTGCCCCTAAGCCGTCCCTTTTTGGCACAACCACAACATCGACGGCTACGGCGACGACAGCGACGGCAACCGCAGCAAAGACTGCAACGACGCCGGCAGCCACGTCAGATTCATCAAACTCGACGCCGTCCAAGACACCTTCGACTGATGGCGTGGTTGGATCGCCAACTGCACCTCCACCGCAGTCATCTCTACCCGGCACTGAAaaatcatcgtcgtcgtcaaatGCTAACACTTAG
- a CDS encoding uncharacterized protein (EggNog:ENOG41~TransMembrane:11 (i7-33o53-73i85-103o109-129i141-166o178-195i267-285o333-355i367-390o402-420i432-451o)) — MLSPALYRMLIVGFVALGSMTYGYCSSIIATTLGQPSFIAYFNLDTRSNATQLIGAINGLFQAGGLVGCLSCVKSADVLGRKRAIFITAIVALIGGALQAGSVSIAMYLVFRFVTGLGIGSIVVLIPLYQSEIAPPRIRGLLVGIHGIMICIGYSVASWVGLGFYFVNASGAQWRLPLAIQCLPPLILAIGVPFLPESPRWLLDQDRPDDALKAFEAVRAESDDSMLNDRSAILEEFNTLKGLIQHEKMTKHRFVDLFKSPGMRKRCFLGFLVMFGCQGTGTLVINNYGPTLYKALGFTTVSQLLIQSGWVSICPFGNAINSVLVDRVGRTRLLVIGFVGVVTALIGECITVSIFQRTKSRGMAGAAVFFLFWHMVCFSSTSDATSYIYASEIFPTPLRAKGLAVSVSGLFVATIIFLQVAPTAFATIGWKYYLVFLIISAVCAVVFYFYYPETNQLSLEQIGELFGDKVEAVNTEEKTDSTRSTTVEDVSDKA, encoded by the exons ATGCTTTCGCCGGCCCTGTACCGCATGCTG ATCGTCGGCTTCGTTGCCCTCGGCAGCATGACCTACGGCTActgctccagcatcatcgccaccacCCTCGGCCAGCCGTCCTTTATCGCCTACTTCAACCTCGACACCCGCTCCAACGCCACGCAGCTCATCGGCGCCATCAATGGCCTCTTCCAGGCGGGTGGCCTCGTCGGCTGCCTGTCGTGCGTGAAATCGGCTGATGTGCTTGGTCGAAAGcgcgccatcttcatcacggCCATTGTGGCGCTGATTGGGGGCGCGCTGCAGGCCGGCAGCGTGAGCATCGCCATGTATCTCGTCTTTCGCTTCGTCACTGGTCTGGGAATAG GCtccatcgtcgtcctcatcccCCTCTACCAGTCCGAGATCGCGCCGCCTCGCATCCGCGGCCTCCTCGTCGGCATCCACGGCATCATGATCTGCATCGGCTACTCCGTCGCCAGCTGGGTCGGCCTCGGATTCTACTTTGTCAACGCCTCTGGCGCCCAATGGCGGCTTCCCCTGGCCATTCAGTGTCTCCCGCCCCTGATtctcgccattggcgtcCCGTTTCTGCCAGAGTCTCCCCGATGGCTGCTCGATCAGGACCGTCCCGATGATGCCCTCAAGGCGTTTGAAGCAGTGCGGGCAGAGAGTGACGACTCCATGCTCAATGACAGGTCTGCGATTCTCGAGGAGTTCAACACGCTCAAGGGTCTCATCCAGCACGAGAAGATGACCAAGCATCGGTTCGTCGATCTCTTCAAGTCGCCTGGAATGCGCAAGAGGTGCTTCCTGGGCTTTCTCGTCATGTTTGGCTGTCAGGGAACAGGAACCCTCGTCATCAATA ACTACGGCCCAACTCTATACAAAGCCCTCGGCTTCACCACCGTCAGCCAGCTCCTCATCCAATCCGGCTGGGTCAGCATCTGCCCCTTTGGCAACGCCATCAACTCCGTCCTCGTCGATCGCGTCGGCCGCACTCGCCTCCTCGTCATTGGCTTCGTCGGCGTCGTCACGGCTCTCATCGGCGAATGCATCACCGTCAGCATCTTCCAGCGCACAAAGTCCCGCGGCATGGCCGGagccgccgtcttctttctcttctggcaCATGGTCTGCTTTTCGTCCACATCCGATGCCACGTCGTACATTTACGCCTCTGAAATCTTTCCCACTCCGCTCCGAGCAAAGGGCCTTGCCGTGTCTGTTTCAGGGCTGTTTGTTGCgacaatcatcttcttgcAGGTTGCTCCGACTGCTTTTGCGACCATTGGGTGGAAGTACTATctcgtcttcctcatcaTTTCGGCTGTTTGTGCCGTCgtcttttacttttactatcCCGAG ACAAACCAACTCTCTCTCGAACAAATTGGCGAACTATTTGGAGACAAAGTGGAAGCAGTAAACACAGAGGAAAAGACTGATTCAACCAGGAGCACCACTGTTGAAGATGTTTCTGACAAGGCTTGA
- a CDS encoding uncharacterized protein (EggNog:ENOG41) → MKTLLGQVPFSFHKVYVNGEYTESNSEDHYSLFNPKDGSLVAEKIPIADRVDVDKAVKHAEAAFNGPWATFSAAQRSECLRKLADLLETRLHEVLLLDSLTTGNPVSLIPTREKNYIKNNLLYYAGWTDKFRGDYFPADDGIVKLVRQEPIGVCAAILPYNSPVASIFLKAAPCLATGNVLIVKPSEKGPLGSLAIAPLFEEAGFPPGVFQVVSGDGRTGGLLAEHMRIRKISFTGSVATGKKIQIAAAQSNLKRVTLELGGKNPVVIFEDADIDNAVTWTTNGILARTGQVCVAASRLYVQKSISEKFISQYVEKMKAASAGIGDPQDPDTKYGPLADSLAFEKVRAMISRAKEEAELVVGGNQIGTEGSFMEPTVFVNPKPDAEIYKSEVFGPVAVIKTFETEAEVIQAANDTEYGLMAGVFTRDITRALRVSARIDSGVVGVNCVSMVGCRSYTLWSSIRANNG, encoded by the exons ATGAAAACTTTACTTGGCCAAGTGCCCTTTTCGTTTCATAAGGTCTACGTCAATGGAGAATACACAGAATCAAACTCTGAGGACCATTACTCGCTGTTCAATCCAAAAGACGGCTCTCTGGTAGCAGAAAAGATACCAATTGCCGACCGCGTGGATGTCGACAAGGCTGTAAAACACGCAGAAGCTGCATTCAACGGCCCATGGGCTACTTTTAGTGCAGCGCAAAGATCAGAGTGCTTGAGAAAGCTGGCTGATTTgctggagacgaggctgcaTGAAGTTTTGCTTCTCGATTCTCTGACGACGGGAAATCCAGTGTCTCTGATACCGACGAGggaaaagaattatataaagaataaTCTTTTATACTATG CCGGCTGGACCGACAAGTTTCGAGGTGATTATTTTCCCGCAGATGACGGAATCGTCAAACTCGTGCGACAAGAGCCTATCGG AGTATGCGCTGCCATCCTCCCGTACAACTCACCCGTGGCAtccatcttcctcaaagCGGCGCCATGCTTGGCAACAGGCAACGTCCTCATCGTGAAGCCATCCGAAAAAGGCCCGCTGGGCTCTCTGGCAATAGCGCCTCTCTTTGAAGAGGCTGGATTTCCTCCAGGCGTGTTCCAGGTTGTGTCTGGCGATGGCCGGACTGGAGGGCTGCTGGCCGAGCATATGCGTATACGAAAG ATCAGTTTCACGGGCTCGGTTGCGACGGGAAAGAAGATTCAGATTGCGGCTGCGCAGAGTAACTTGAAGCGGGTGACTCTAGAGCTTG GCGGCAAGAACCCCGTGGTGATATTTGAAGATGCCGATATCGACAATGCAGTGACTTG GACCACCAATGGAATCCTGGCGCGAACCGGCCAAGTCTGCGTTGCCGCCTCTCGCCTCTACGTCCAAAAATCCATATCCGAAAAGTTCATCTCCCAATACgtcgagaagatgaaggccGCAAGTGCCGGCATCGGAGACCCCCAAGACCCAGACACAAAATACGGCCCTCTCGCAGACTCCCTCGCCTTTGAAAAGGTCCGCGCCATGATCTCtcgagccaaagaagaagcagagctcGTCGTGGGCGGTAACCAAATCGGCACAGAAGGAAGCTTTATGGAGCCAACTGTGTTTGTGAACCCGAAGCCCGACGCGGAGATTTACAAGAGCGAGGTGTTTGGTCCCGTGGCTGTCATCAAGACGTTTGAGACTGAGGCAGAAGTGATTCAAGCGGCAAACGATACAGAGTATGGATTGATGGCGGGTGTCTTTACGAGAGACATTACTCGAGCGTTGCGAGTCTCGGCTCGGATCGACTCTGGCGTGGTGGGCGTCAACTGCGTGAGCATGGTGGGTTGTCGATCTTATACGCTGTGGTCTAGTATAAGGGCTAACAATGGATAG
- a CDS encoding uncharacterized protein (EggNog:ENOG41), with product MESPEDHQRNRQRGKDRTRVACRRCNSKKVKCDAAPGVACSGCRIARADCVLIDSKRGRYIRRKRSSAERTSQQQQQQPQQQQPQLAQLAQLPPQRPSQQKTPASSSDESPTPALSAVTSQKLKPECQSHRPSQSVSQLPSQSQLQPPQQAVEPVDGQLFRGLSRSFERRAPTDSSALFYLHIADQSVRPTQQPISDAISTFYAGDSFSLTYAIHDVLAPFLSDRRNYQKRLHFPIAEGFDPSDQGRENIVNAQIALLRERNLYYRLSEAALERMLDVYFRWFHPAFPLVNQTNFIEKCHRNQMSLLVLNGMLLVAAIMCDPADIAMTGCESREHARSVFYRQAKALYDAELDPDKVNNVTAVFFISFWWGGSNDEKDSWHWLGVAVSLAQSLGMHRSTAKSHMSDEKSRHWRRIWWCIRIRDTIASGSTGRPLHISHRDCDVELLEPSDMDDDNHLGPEEALYACQMARLSIIFGRIVKMRYAAIQSTTPGQKEQMETELENFRIQVPAALQYRGINPETGQGLWSAMILMAYNYSVILLYRPTSTGNDPVSNFWGDRPKAVAAANEITRVMEDVLSTSFVRLSQIHTIPALFNSLSMHVFSLCTSGSVGRELAENRARTCMLGLNCLQESWPVSGWILKLFVDIIERLRRMLTNRSKSAELSRVTASPAPGYPQQQSRQETPRSQNPPLGTIPGIGEPLDMTANPMDPLMKPPLDMPTGIPVYPNEFAPYSTTNAGLFPNLFVLDDLFANLDAGQVSFFDSLEVPNYDNVESMPYQ from the exons ATGGAGAGCCCGGAGGACCACCAGAGAAACCGGCAGCGCGGCAAGGACAGAACTCGAGTGGCATGCCGCCGGTGCAACTCGAAAAAGGTCAAGTGTGATGCGGCTCCTGGAGTTGCTTGTTCTGGATGCCGGATTGCACGGGCGGACTGCGTCCTGATTGACTCGAAGCGCGGACG GTACATTCGCCGAAAGAGATCGTCGGCTGAGCGAACAtcccagcaacagcaacagcaaccgcaacagcaacagcctcaacTCGCGCAACTCGCGCAACTCCCGCCTCAACGCCCATCGCAGCAAAAGacgccggcttcttcgtcCGACGAGTCTCCCACGCCGGCGCTCTCCGCAGTCACATCTCAGAAACTCAAGCCAGAGTGCCAGTCTCATCGCCCATCTCAGTCCGTATCTCAGCTACCGTCTCAGTCTCAGCTGCAACCACCTCAGCAGGCTGTGGAACCCGTCGACGGCCAGCTGTTTCGCGGCCTATCGCGATCCTTTGAGCGGCGCGCACCCACCGACTCCAGCGCGCTCTTCTATCTGCACATTGCCGACCAGAGCGTGCGGCCAACGCAGCAGCCCATCAGCGATGCCATCAGCACCTTTTACGCGGGCGACTCGTTCAGCCTGACGTACGCCATCCACGACGTGCTGGCGCCGTTTCTGAGTGACCGGCGCAACTATCAGAAGCGGCTTCACTTTCCGATTGCAGAGGGCTTTGACCCGTCGGACCAGGGCCGTGAGAACATTGTCAATGCCCAGATTGCGCTGTTGCGGGAGCGCAATCTGTACTACCGGCTGAGTGAGGCTGCGCTGGAGCGGATGCTGGACGTCTACTTTCGCTGGTTCCATCCCGCGTTTCCACTCGTCAACCAGACCAACTTTATCGAGAAATGCCACCGCAACCAGAtgtcgctgctggtgctcaACGGCATGCTGCTGGTGGCGGCCATCATGTGCGATCCGGCCGACATCGCCATGACGGGATGCGAAAGCAGGGAGCACGCTCGCTCAGTCTTTTATCGCCAGGCAAAGGCGCTGTACGACGCAGAGCTGGATCCCGACAAGGTCAACAACGTCAcggccgtcttcttcatcagcttctggTGGGGGGGATCCAACGACGAGAAGGATTCGTGGCACTGGCTGGGCGTGGCCGTGAGCCTGGCCCAGAGCCTGGGGATGCACCGATC AACCGCAAAATCGCACATGAGTGACGAGAAATCAAGGCACTGGCGACGCATCTGGTGGTGCATCCGCATCCGAGACACCATCGCCAGTGGCTCAACAGGCCGGCCGCTGCACATTTCGCACAGAGACTGCGAcgtcgagctgctggagcccaGCGACATGGACGACGACAATCATTTGGGCCCTGAAGAGGCGCTGTATGCGTGTCAAATGGCCCGTCTGTCAATCATCT TTGGCAGGATTGTCAAGATGAGATACGCCGCAATCCAATCGACGACGCCTGGCCAAAAGGAGCAGATGGAAACCGAGCTGGAAAACTTTCGGATCCAGGTGCCGGCCGCGTTGCAGTACAGAGGCATCAACCCCGAAACCGGCCAGGGGCTGTGGTCTGCAATGATCCTCATGGCTTACAA CTACAGCGTGATTCTTCTTTACCGACCTACAAGCACCGGCAACGACCCCGTGTCCAACTTCTGGGGAGACCGCCCCAAGGCCGTGGCAGCTGCCAACGAGATTACGAGAGTCATGGAGGATGTCCTGTCGACGTCCTTTGTGCGACTCAGCCAAATCCACAC CATTCCCGCTCTCTTCAACTCTCTATCAATGCACGTCTTCTCACTCTGCACATCCGGCAGCGTCGGGCGAGAACTCGCCGAGAACCGCGCCCGCACATGCATGCTCGGCCTCAACTGCCTCCAGGAATCATGGCCCGTCAGCGGCTGGATCCTCAAGCTCTTTGTCGACATCATCGAGCGCCTCCGCAGAATGCTCACCAACAGGAGCAAATCTGCAGAGCTCAGCAGAGTCACGGCCAGTCCCGCGCCAGGCTACCCCCAGCAGCAATCACGACAAGAAACGCCTCGCTCTCAGAACCCGCCGCTGGGGACGATTCCAGGCATTGGCGAGCCGCTGGACATGACGGCCAACCCGATGGATCCGCTGATGAAGCCGCCGCTAGACATGCCGACGGGCATCCCCGTGTATCCAAACGAGTTTGCGCCATATAGCACGACGAATGCGGGCCTGTTTCCGAATCTGTTTGTGCTGGATGACTTGTTTGCCAATCTGGACGCGGGGCAGGTGAGCTTTTTTGACTCTTTGGAGGTGCCCAACTATGACAACGTCGAGAGCATGCCTTATCAGTGA
- a CDS encoding uncharacterized protein (EggNog:ENOG41) produces the protein MSSSRRQRVIHGPLHDCDTCGAQFLFHEQLILHMTDEGHWPTCEFCGDRFRRVNALEIHVEAKHHFWCKVCRKTFATQRGLIDHMEAKGHRGPIHKCRNCNAMFGTVAGRDAHQTEKGH, from the coding sequence ATGTCTTCCTCCCGCCGCCAGCGCGTCATTCATGGACCTCTCCATGATTGCGATACCTGCGGCGCACAGTTTTTGTTCCACGAGCAGCTCATCCTGCACATGACAGACGAGGGCCACTGGCCCACCTGCGAGTTCTGCGGCGATCGATTCCGGCGAGTCAACGCCCTCGAAATCCACGTCGAGGCCAAGCACCACTTCTGGTGCAAAGTCTGTCGCAAGACTTTTGCGACGCAGCGTGGTCTGATCGACCACATGGAGGCCAAGGGGCACCGAGGCCCCATCCACAAGTGCCGGAATTGCAATGCAATGTTTGGGACTGTTGCTGGTCGAGACGCCCACCAGACGGAGAAAGGGCACTGA